The following is a genomic window from Desulfofarcimen acetoxidans DSM 771.
ATTAAAAAATTAGCGCACCTGTTGGTTAGTAACCGTGTTCGCCCCTATTACCTTTACCAGTGTGATTTATCCCGCGGCATTGAGCATTTTCGTACTCCTGTAAGTAAAGGGGTGGAAATTATGGAGGCGCTGATTGGGCATACCTCAGGGTTTGCAGTGCCGACTTTTGTGGTAGATGCGCCGGGGGGCGGGGGGAAAATACCGGTTCTGCCTAATTATCAACTGTCCAGCACAAGTACCAAAACAGTATTGCGCAATTACGAAGGAGTTATCTGCATATATGAAGAACCGGCAAACTACAATTCAAGTTGTTCATCCACCTGTAATGTGTGTAAGGGGTCCAGTGCTTTACATGATCCTATCGGATTGCAAAAACTTATAAATCCAAATGCTAAGATGGTCAGCTTAATACCGGAAGGGAACAGGCGCAAAAAGCGTTTAAAAATTTATAAGGATATTTTACATGACAATTAATTTAAGAAATATGATAGAGAATTCACAAGACCGGTGGGAACATCTAACTGGACAGGCTTTTCAATGCAGCATTCTCATTTCCCCCTACAATAAGAGAATTACTGTTTATGAATTTTCTCTGCGATTAGACAATGGAATAGAAGAAATGATTCAGATTCTTACGGAAAAGGCATCGGAATATCAACTTGATAAAATATGGCTTAAAGCCAGAGCCAGGTGGAAAGAAAAATTTTTGCGCAGCAAAATGAAGCTTGAGGCATCTATCCCCGGCTATTACGGCGGTGTCGAAACTGCCATGGTTTTTGCCAAATATCTTACAGTCCGGAGGGAGACACCCTCGGGATTAAGCAACAAGAACCATGCTATAAAACCAGTGTATAATGCTTTGAGGGGGACACATAGTGATTCGGCGGTTCCTCATGGGGTAATTATTAAGCAAGGAGAGGCAGCCAATTGCCGAGATTTAGCCTCATTGTATAGCAAGGTTTTTGCTACTTACCCTTTTCCGATATTCAATTCTGATTACCTGGCACATACGATGGATCAGAATGTCTATTATGTTTTAGCCTTATATAATAACGAGATCGTAGCCGCTGCGTCTGCTGAGATAAACACATTAGATAAAAATGCTGAAGTTACTGATTTTGCTGTTCTCCCGGAATGGAGAGGCAGGCGATTGGCCAGTTGCCTTTTGCTGCATATGGAAGATGTATTAAAGAATACTGAGATAAAGTGTTTGTACACTATTGCCCGCAGCAGTTCTGTCGGTATGAACAAAGTTTTTGCTAATTTTGGTTATGGATTTGGCGGAGTTTTGATCAATAATTGCAATATTGGCGGCGGTTTTGAAGATATGAATGTTTGGTCGAAAGTTCATTAAGATTTTTAATAACACAATAAGAATAATAAGCCTGCTGGTGTTCTGTGCCGGCAGGCTGCCTTTATTGAAAATAAAGGTGTTATTTAGCAAGATAACCTAATGTGTTGGACTTCTTTTTTTGGGGTTGGCAGGTTATGTATATATTCAGAACATTTTCCTTTACTATTAGTAAATTTACCTTTTGTGTAAAAATAATTTTATCCGCAGTAATTTCACGACCGTCAAGGATGAGAGCCAGCTGTAAGAAGTTTATCTTAGACAGTTCCTGACCAAGCATGGTTACTAACCTTTGCTTAACGTCTTTTATCGTTTCTATTTTAACTTGCTCCTGTTCCAATTTTGTGAGGTTATCATCAATAACAGTCGCATAAACGTTGATAGCAGACAGAACCGGGTGTGTTTTATCAATGAGATTTAATTTGAGTTGTTCTATTTCGCTTTGATTGCCGGCAAGCTGTTCCTCAAGATTTTTTAACCGAAAGAGCAATTCATCTATATAATGTCCGGTATAAGCGTTCAGTCCTGACGCGCCAAGAGATAAACCCAGTAAAAAAGGGGCGAGTAAGTAAAAAATTTTTGTCTTAATTTTTACCACCGGTTAAGTTCACCACCACAAAATATCCTAAATGTGTGCCGGAAAAACTGCTGAGAATAAAGAAAAACTGTTTTACCATAGCTTTTAAGTCACCTTGAAAGATCCCTGATTCTAAGATTTCAAAAGTTGAAAAAGATCCGCCAATAGCTGCAACGATTGCCCAGATTTTAATTTCCTTGGCCAAAGACAGCATGGTTGCTACCGGAGGTTCCTTCATAAGCAAAGCTGCCAGTGATCCCATTAGAGTGGCGCCTATCATAATACCAAAGGCAGTAAAAAATATCAGAACTAATTTGGGAAAGAATACATGCAAAATTATCACACCTTTTATATGAAAACTACTCTACTTATATATTTAAAGTAAGGTGTTTCTATGTCAATAATGTGTGTATAGGATTTTGTACATTGCGGCGTTAGCCGCGCTTCGAAAATCAACCACTTTAACGGACTATGAGTGTATAATAGGATTGGGGGAATTTCTTTAAATGAAGAGAATAGAAATTGCAATAATGATAAACAACCTGTTCAAGCAACTAAAATGAGTGATCTAATATAGCATATTATTGTAGTTATTTAACGTAGAAAGAATTAAATACGTTAAACACCGGTACACTTATACACAAATCAATTATTTGAAACTTGTTGACTTCGGGTTGGCTGGAAGTTACGATAAATATAATTATTAGATTAGGGGTGAGGCCTCTTGGACTTTTCGCAATTAATTAAACTAGGTTTACCCCGGATTAGTTTTTCTGTCACTACGTTAATTGACTTAATGATTGTTGCTTTTGTAGTGTACCGGATATACTTGCTGATCAAGGGAACACGTGCGGTTCAATTGATTAAAGGATTGATCGTGCTGGTAGTGGCCATGGTTGTAAGTGATTGGATTCACCTCAACACAGTTAACTGGCTTTTGCGCCAGGCTGTAACGGGGCTGATTGTTGCTCTTCCGGTAGTGTTTCAGCCCGAGCTGCGCAGAGGTTTGGAAAAACTGGGTGGCGGCAGGTTTTTAGCCAGGAATGTATTCATGCTGGCAGAGGAAGAGAAAAACACAATGATTAGAGAGGTTGTGCGCGCGGTTCAGATGCTGGCTAAAAACAGTATCGGAGCCTTGATTGTTTTGGAGCGTGGTACAGGCCTGGAGGAGTACGTTGACACAGGTACAAAAATAGACGGCGAGATATCCGCGGAATTGCTGGTAAACATATTTATACCGAAAACGCCACTGCATGACGGTGCTGTGGTAGTTAGGGGAGATCGCATACTTGCCGCTGCCTGCGTGCTGCCCCTGGATGAGAGTCCTAACGTAAACAAAGCCTTGGGTACGAGACACCGGGCCGCTTTGGGTATCAGTGAGCAGTCTGACGCCATGGCTGTGATTGTCTCCGAGGAAACAGGGGTAATCTCTCTGGCCGTGGAAGGCGGGTTAATTCGCTATCTGGATGATATCAGCCTGGCAGAAAATTTAAATAAAGGACTGGGAGGCAGCACCAAGTTAAAGTTTTCTACCTTGTGGAAATTTAAATAGAACCCCATGAATTGTTGTACCTAAAATGGAATTGTGTCATATGCTGTAGTTATATCATTTAAATTGACAAGAAACTTGACTGCAGTTTATAATTAGCAATGTATATTTTTTCTAAGGGGGATACGCAAAGTGGGGGTAATGTTTGGCACCGACGGTGTGCGGGGAGTGGCTAACAGGGAATTAACACCGGAACTGGCTTTTAAACTGGGCCGGGCCGGCGCTTATATATTGTGTAAAGATAACTGCAATGATCGGAGAATAATCATAGGCAAGGATACCCGTATCTCAGGAGATATGCTGGAAGCAGCCTTGGCAGCCGGGATCTGCTCTGTAGGTGTAAATGTCCTGAAGGTCGGAATTTTGCCAACTCCGGCGATTGCGTATTTAACCCGTTCCCTGGGAGCGGCGGCAGGTGTGGTTATTTCCGCTTCCCATAACCCGGTGGAAGATAACGGGATCAAGTTTTTTGGCCCCACCGGTTATAAACTGCCGGATGAAACAGAGGATAGCATAGAGACAGCCGTTTTAGGCGATTTTGCAGGTATTCCTTCGCCGACCGGAAGTGCTTTGGGCCGTACTTATGAGTTAAAGGATGCCCTGGACAGGTACATCATGTTCCTGCAGGATACTATGGATGTTGATTTAACGGGTTTAAAAGTAGTGGTTGACTGTGCCAACGGCGCGGCCTACAAGGTAGCGCCCAGGGTATTGAAAGAACTTGGGGCTGAGGTAATACCTATTTTTAATAGGCCTGATGGCGTAAATATTAATGCCTGGTGCGGTTCAACTTACCCGGTGGCCCTGCAGGAATCGGTGGTTGCGACAGGAGCGGACATTGGCCTGGCACATGACGGTGACGCCGACAGACTTATAGCCGTGGATCATGAAGGCAATATAGTAGACGGCGACAGAATAATGTTAACCATTGCTAAATATATGAAGGAAAATGATAAATTAACCAGAAATACTGTAGTGGTAACTGTAATGAGTAACCTGGGACTGCACCTGGCACTGCAGAAAGCGGGCATAAAAGTTGTGCAAACGAAAGTTGGTGATCGCTATGTGATGGAGAAGATGCTTAAATTAGGAGCCAGATTCGGAGGAGAGCAGTCGGGGCATATTATATTCTTAAAGCATAATACCACCGGTGACGGTGTTTTAACGGCCTTGCAGCTGATGAGAGTAATGAAGAAAACCGGCAGAAGCCTGAAAGCTCTGGGAGAGCAGATGGAACGATTGCCGCAGCTGCTGGAAAATGTGCGTGTAGCCGATAAAGCAGCAATTATGAACAGCCCGGAACTCAGCGCGGCTATAGAAAAATACGAAGAGCAATTAGCCGGGCAGGGCAGAATACTGGTAAGGCCGTCAGGTACAGAACCGCTGGTCAGAGTGATGGTGGAAGGCAGGGACAAAAAAGAACTGGAGCAAATCAGCGCGGCAATGATTAAGCTGATCCATGAATTAAGCCAGGGAGGTGATAGGTAAGGATGAAAAATTAAAGAAGCGCCTGAACCCTTGTATGTAAAAGGGTTGACGAGGAGGGGGTTTATCGAGATTCGGCGGATGCCCCCCGGTTGGTCGTGACCGAGAAAGGTATGACAAAAGCGCCGGGTAACCGGCGTCACAAAAATACTGGTCGACATAGATGGAGTAGTGTTATTAGTCTGTAATAGAGTATTTGCCGCGGGCTTTGCTGTGTCCCGGCTTTTTTGCTTGCAATATTTACGAAATATATCAATTTGCAAATGAAGTTTAAATTCCTGATACGGAGGAAAATAAATATGTGTGGAATAGTAGGATATATTGGCACACAAGAAGCTGTGCCTATTTTAATAGATGGTTTAAAGAAACTGGAATACCGTGGTTATGATTCGGCGGGCATTGCAGTTTTAGAAAATGGCATAAGGGTGGAAAAGAAAGTGGGTAAGCTGGCGGCTCTGGAAGAATCCCTGGAGGGTATAACCTTTACCGCCCAAACAGGCATCGGACACACCCGTTGGGCTACACACGGCAAGCCTTCCGATGAAAACGCGCACCCGCATACTGATTGTACGGGAAAATTTGCCGTAGTTCATAACGGTATTATTGAAAACTACCTGCATTTAAGAGACAGGTTAAAAGAAGAGGGACATGAATTTATTTCAGAAACAGATACCGAGGTTTTGCCGCACCTGCTGGAGAAATATTACCGGGGGGATCTGGTGGAAGCCGTGCGCCTGGTTATACAGCAATTGCGCGGTTCTTATGCTATGGTAGTGCTTTGCATGGAAGAGCCTGATAAAATTGTGGCAGCCAGGCAGGACAGTCCTCTTGTGGTGGGCCTGGGAGAAAACGAGAACTTTCTGGCTTCGGATATTCCGGCTATTTTGAAATATACCAAGCGTGCCCTAATCCTGGAGGATGGGGAAATAGTTGTTCTCACAGCTGATAAAGTAACGGTTTTTAATAGAAGCAATCATGAAGTTGATAAAAAGGTCTTTGAAGTACCATGGAAAGCTGAACAGGCGGAGAAGCAGGGCTATGAACACTTCATGCTGAAAGAAATTTTTGAGCAGCCCAAAGTTCTGCGTGATACTGTAAGGGGAAGAATCAGTGATGATAATAGCTCGGTGCTGTTAAAAGACATATCACTGGGCAGGGAAGAAATCAAGAAAATTAAAAAATTGTTCATTACGGCCTGCGGCACTGCATACCATGCCGGTGTAGTCGGCAAATACGTCATAGAAAAACTGGTTCGACTCCCGGTGGAGGTGGATATAGCTTCCGAGTATCGCTACCGCGACCCGATTATTGATCCTGACAGCTTGGTAATAGTGATCAGCCAATCGGGTGAAACCGCCGATACGCTGGCGGCACTGAGGGAAGCACATAGAAAGGGTGCTAGGGTAATAGCGGTAACTAATGTTGTGGACAGTTCCATAGCGCGTGAGGCGGATGACGTGATTTATACCTGGGCCGGACCGGAGATAGCTGTAGCCTCTACCAAGGCTTATACTACCCAGCTCATAGCAATGTATCTGCTGGCTCTGTACTTTGCGGAGATTCGAGGTACATTGCAAGGGTCAGAAATAAATGAGATACTCACCAGTCTGAGGCAGGTACCCGGGCAGGTTCAAGAAATGCTGAATGATACTGCACAGATACAGGATTTTGCCGGACAATATGCCAGGCATGAAAATGCCTTCTTCATTGGCCGTGGACTTGATTACACGGTAGCTACGGAAGGCGCATTGAAGCTAAAGGAAATTTCCTACATTCACGCTGAGGCTTACGCTGCCGGAGAACTAAAACACGGTACACTGGCACTGATTGTGGAGAATATGCCGGTAGTTGCTCTGGCTACCCAGCCGGCGCTGCTGGAGAAGATGATCAGCAATATTAAAGAGGTTCACGCCCGCGGAGCATCAATTATAGGTGTGGCACTGGAAGGCATAGCTGAGATGGAAGAAGTTTCGGAGAAGGTTATTTATATACCAAGGACTCACCCGGTATTGACTTCGGTGCTGACAGTAGTGCCCCTGCAGCTGCTGGCTTACTATATGGCAGTGGCCCGCGGCTGCGATGTTGATAAACCGCGTAATTTGGCCAAGGCGGTTACGGTGGAGTAAGGAATGAAACGGATATAAAATGTTTGTAGTATTAAAATAAAATATGAACAATCAAAATAAGGAATGCTCAAAAACACCTCTTGATATAAATTTTCAAGAGGTGTTTTTGCAGCAATACATTTATTTACTATTAATCCATACATGAAACTCATAGAAAATGAACCAGCTAATAAGCCACAAAAAGAATGAGATATGAATATCAAATCCGTTTGTATAAGCCAATATTTTAGTGTATCGTGTTAATCCAAATTCTGCGCTTATGAAAAATAGAGACCAGGATAAAGCCCAAATAGCTTTACCTTTTAAGCTGCTTGGACAAAACATAATCCAGACCATAACAATTACAGGCAGTGCAAAGTAATTAAAAGGAATTGAGACAATTGTATATTGGGCAAACAATCGCGTTGGGTAGCTCCATATTTTTAAATACTCTGCAATGTAACACCATATATCGGCATACAAAATAGCGAATAAGCCAACTGGAATAAACTTTTTGATGTCTTTTCGCTTTATCAGCAGCAAAATCAGAATAGTAAAAAAGATGGCTGCTCCGATATACTGGATTAGGCTTTCAAATGACATGACTTTTCCTCTTTATTGGGGTCTTAATTAATGTATTGTCTTTAGTATGATCTATTGTAAAATAGTATTATACTTGGGTAGAAAGAAAAATAAACGAGAAGATGTATTTGTAGGGAGAGCCTATGCAGATTCCGAATTACGTGTTGAAAGTTATTAATAAGCTGAAAGAAAATGGCAAGCAGGCCTTTTTAGTGGGGGGCTGCGTGAGAGACCTGCTGATGGGAAGTGAGCCCGCTGATTATGATATAGCCACCTCCGCAGCTGCTCAAGAAATTTTGTCTCTCTTTGGTAAAACCGTACCTATTGGCGAAAGGCACGGCACTATCTCGGTTCTGTTAGATGGTTTTACCGTAGAAGTTTCAACTTTCAAGGGATATGTTCGTGAGGAAGGCCCGGGTGGTTTGGAGAAAGACCTCTCACTAAGGGATTTTACAATAAATGCAATGGCTATTGATGGAGAAGGAGGCTTTTATGATCCGTTTGGCGGTCAGAAAGATCTTGAGCAGAAGATTATCAGATCCCCGGGCAATGAACCTGAGCAGCGGTTTATAGAGGATCCTTTGAGAATGATGCGGGCCATCCGGTTTTGCTGTTCGTTTGGGTTCTCATTGCACCCGGACACGAATAAGGCCATAGCAAAAAATCATGCTCTGATTCAAAGATCTGCGCCGGAACGGGTAAGGGAAGAACTTAATCGCATTTTGATATCAGACCTACCGTCCCTGGGAATCCGGCTTCTGGCGGAGACGGGATTGCTGCGGCATGTTATGCCTGAGGCTATATCTTTGGTCAATTTTGATCAGCGGGATAAACCGCATAGTAAGGATGTTTTTGAACATACCATGGCTGTATTGGAAGCGACACCTCCGCGCCTTAATGTTCGTTTGGCAGCCTTGCTGCATGATATAGGGAAAACCCTAACTTTTAGTGCGGACGAACGAGTAACCGGACATTTCTATGGGTACAGCCTTAAGGGGTGCAGGGTAATTGAGAGTATATTGAAGCGGCTAAGGTATGACAATAAGACCATTGAGAATGTATCGGTACTCGTAGGTGAGCATATGAGCTGTTTTCCCAAGTTAAGGGATGTCAGCCTGAAGAGACTGGTTAAAAGGGTGGGGGAGCATAACCTGGACGACTTGTTCGATTTACAGAGGGCAAATATTCTAGTGTCGGCCACACCATTTGATTTCTCTGATTTGGATGCTATGCGGCAGGGCATAGAGAGAATTCTCAATGAAAAGTCTCCTCTGAGAATAAAAGATTTGGCGGTTAACGGCCGCGATCTTATTGCCATTGGATTCCGGTCCGGCCCCGAAATGGGCCGGATGTTAGAATTGCTGTTAGATGCAGTGCTGGATGATTCGGTTAAGAATGACCGTGTTGCCTTGCTAAAAATAGCCGAAGAGTATCTAATGGATCGTGAGAGGGGCAATTCTGAATGTGATAAGGAGGCAAAAATGAAACATTATAGAAAAGAGCTGTGGTTTGAGGTTAAAAAGAGGCGAGAATTAATTAATATTACCCCTCTGGTGAGAGAGTGCCTGCAGGAGAGTGGGATCAAGGAAGGTTTGTTATTATGCAATGCCATGCATATTACTGCAAGTGTTTTTATAAACGATGATGAGTCCGGCCTGCACCAGGATTTTGAGAACTGGTTGGAGGGGCTGGCCCCTGAAAAACCGTATTCACAGTACAGACATAATACATATGAAGATAATGCCGATGCTCATTTAAAACGCACCATTATGGGCAGAGAAGTGACAGTAGCGATTACGGCAGGGAAATTAGACTTGGGACCCTGGGAGCAAATTTTCTACGGTGAGTTTGACGGAAAAAGAAGAAAACGTGTTCTGGTTAAAATAATCGGAGAGTAGTTATAAAAGAAGATTAATGCTCGTTTAAAAAGCTTTGGCCCGCAAATGCTATGGAAAGTTTGAGGCAGCTATTAGAAGTAAGAAGCATGTAATAAAAAATAAATTTAAAGGTGGTTGTTATCTATGCCGTTTGTCCATGTAGAACTTCTTGAAGGTAAGACACTTGAACAAAAAAGAGAGATGGCTAAAGGTATTACTGATGTAATAGTTAAGGCTGGTGGTGTAAATCCTGATTCCGTTTATGTGATTTTTAAAGATTTGGCTAAAACTGAGCTGGCTAAAGCCGGGCAATTAATTGCGGACAAGCAATAAGAGATTAAATTATTTTCAGCAAAATCTAAAAAATAAAGTGATGCACAGGGTTTTACTCTGTTAACAGTGCATCACTTTATTTTTTATACTCTCGGAAATTATGCTTATAATGGATTTGTGGATAAGTTAAGCTTAGTACTATATAATTTCCGATGAGATTCCCATGCTGTGTTATTATTTTGTATGACGGTGACAGTAATAATTAATAATAACTATAAACTCATGCTTAACCTTAAATGTTATTTAAACGCTTGAATTTACCGGCTTTATACTCTAAAAATTGGAGAGATGTCATTGAATAACCATCATGTATATGTAGCTGTAGCTAAGTGTCCCGCCTATGAGAGGGATTATGTAAATACCTCTGTAAAAAATTTAATTGATTTTTTGGGAGGTATAGAGAATTATGTTTTGCCGGAGCAGAAGGTAGCCGTAAAACCAAACTTGATTGCTAAAAAGAGTCCGGAGGAAGCAGCCACTACTCACCCGCTGGTGGTGGAAGCGGTAGTCAGGCTGGTTCAGGAAGCAGGGGGCAATCCTTTTATAGTAGACTCGCCTGGCGGGCCTTCCAATAAAGGGCTGCTCAGTGCGGTTTACCGTGCAACAGGGATGGAGGCAGTAGCCAAACGTACAGGCTGCCGGCTGAATTGGGATATGGGAGAGATTGAATTAAATCATCCACGGGGCAGGGTGGTGAAAAAGCTTACGCTTCTAAAAGCCCTGGCGGAAGCAGATGTGATTATAAGCCTGCCCAAGTTGAAAACTCATGGCATGACTAAATATACAGGTGCCGTTAAGCTAATGTACGGTGCAATTCCAGGATTAAAAAAAGCTCAGTATCATTTTAACATGCAAAAGCTGGAGGAGTTTTCGCAGTTATTAATTGATATAAATACTTTGCTGCCCGCCTCATTAAATATTATGGATGGCATAATTGGTATGGAAGGTGACGGTCCTACCGCAGGTTCTCCCCGTGAGCTGGGATTTCTCTTAGCCAGTCAAAGTCCATTTGCTCTTGATCATATTTGTGCCGGTTTAATTGGGCTTGACCCGGCAATCCTGGTTTTTCTGAAATTAGCCGCCGAGCAGGGTCTTTATCCCCCTGCGTCATCTATTAAAATATGTGGGGATAAGCTGCCTGAATCTATTGTGGCCTTTAAAATACCCGGCCACAAACAGATTGATTTTAACCTGCCCGGGCCGCTCAAAAAAATAGTTGGCAGACTTCAGCCCAAACCGGTATTCAATTTACAGGCCTGTAGAGGTTGCGGCGAGTGTCAGAAATGCTGTCCGGCTCAGGCTATAACTATGCTAAACAATAAACCATTATTAACATTGAGTGAATGCATACGCTGTTATTGCTGCCAGGAGCTTTGTCCTCATAAAGCAGTGCATATTCAACAGCACTGGCTTGGTAAAAAATTAATGAGATAAAAATTAAGTATTATTTATAATTTATAACATTAAATCAATATTAAGACGTCATTATTATATGATTATTTACTAAAACATTCTGAAAAATTATTTTAAAATATAACAAATTACAACATTTAACAAAGGTATTTTTATAGTCTCACATAATATTATAGTTATATTGCCATAATCACATTCACATTATATTTTATGAGCAATATTTTGCATATGGAAATTCTAGAAATAATATAAACATTTAATATAAACATTACGAATTATTAATCAAGGGATTTTTCCAATCCAACGCTTTTTTAGAAGAGGTGGAAAACATGTCTGACAATTTTAGCAGCGATCCCATGCTTGAGATGTTTATTTTTGAAACTAACCAGTTTACTGAGCAGTTGGAGCAAATAATTTTAGACAGCGAAAAATCCTGTGGGTTTGATACAGCTTCAATCAATGAGATATTTAGAATTATGCATACCATCAAGGGTTCTGCGGCTATGATGCTATATAATAATATTTCCGGTTTAGCCCATTCAATGGAAGACCTATTCTATGTTTTGCGAGAAGAGAAGCCCCGAAATGTAAATTATTCCGGGATAAGCGATATAGTTCTGGAGGGTGTTGACTTTATAAAAAATGAAATTGCAAAGCTGGAAAACGGTAAACCGTCAACCGGTGATGCTTTAGCATTGGTTGAAGTAATTGAAGCTTTTGTAACAAAAATAAAGTCTTGCAATGATATTGCGGAAACACCGGTTAACACTGCTGCGGAGGAACAGCAGAAATTTTATATTAGTCCCCAAGCATTGCCGATAACAACAGCGAATAACACCTATGAGGCCGTGATAACTTTTGACGAAGGGTGTGAAATGGAAAATATAAGGGCCTTTTCGGTGGTACATAGCTTAAAAGAAAAAAATGTAGTTTTAGAGTTTGAGCCGCCAGACATTATTGATAACGAAAACAGTGCCGGTATAATCAGGCAGGAAGGTTTTCGTATTGTATTCCGGACAAACATGACAATTGAAGAAGCACGTACCTTGCTTATTAATGAAACATTATTTTTAAGAGAGCTTGAAATAAATGTTGTAGAAACTCCAGCTGAACCGGTTAAAAAGAGAAAAGAAATAGTGCTTGAAGATGATTTGCCGGAGGATTTGGCTGTTGCCGGAAGTGTTGAATCCGAGGATGCTCAGCCAGGGAGCAAGCAGAGTTTTATCAGTGTTAATATCTTAAAGCTGGACAGGCTTTTAGACTTGGTAGGGGAGTTGGTTATATCGGAAGCTATGGTATTACGCAACCCTGAAATAACAGTACTGCAAATAGAGAGTTTTCAAAAAGCTGCCAGACAGTTGGAGAAAATCACTTCCGAACTGCAGGATACAGTCATGTCTATTCGTATGGTGCCTCTATCCACTACTTTTCATAAAATGAACAGAATTGTTCGGGATATGAGCAAGAAGTTGGGGAAAAATGTACAGTTAGCCATAATCGGAGAGGAAACAGAGGTTGATAAGAATATAATTGAGCATATATCTGATCCCCTGATGCACTTGATACGCAACGCTGTGGATCATGGTCTGGAAACAACTGAGGAGAGGCTGGCTGCAGGCAAACCGGAAACCGGAACTGTTACACTTGAAGCAAATAATGAGGGCGGGGATGTCTGGATTATTGTCAGGGATGACGGCAGAGGTCTTAATCGCAAAACAATAATCGAAAAGGCCAGGGAAAGCAGTCTATTGAAAAAGAATGAAAATGAGCTTTCCGAGAGGGAGGTTTATTCCTTAATCCTGATGCCCGGCTTTTCCACAAAAGAACGTGTAACGGAGTTTTCCGGGCGCGGTGTAGGTATGGACGTAGTGGTTAGGAACATAGAAAAAGTTGGAGGGCAGATTTTAATTGACAGTTCACCTGGTACAGGTTCAGTAATTTCTATAAAGATTCCTCTTACCCTGGCCATTATAAACGGGATGGCTGTGAAAGTGGGTAAATCCAGCTATGTTATTCCAACTACTATGATCAGAGAATCTTTTAGAGCAAGGGAAGAGGATGTAATTAGAGACCCTGATAATAACGAAATGATATTGATACGTGGTGATTGCTATCCAATAATTAGACTGCATAAATATTACAAGAAAAAGGAAGCTGTTACTAATATGCAGGAGGGAATTATCGTAATGGTTGAAAATGAGTTCAGAGGAGCATGCCTGTTTGCCGATGAGCTCCTGGGGGAACAGCAGGTGGTTGTC
Proteins encoded in this region:
- a CDS encoding 2-hydroxymuconate tautomerase yields the protein MPFVHVELLEGKTLEQKREMAKGITDVIVKAGGVNPDSVYVIFKDLAKTELAKAGQLIADKQ
- a CDS encoding DUF362 domain-containing protein; translated protein: MSLNNHHVYVAVAKCPAYERDYVNTSVKNLIDFLGGIENYVLPEQKVAVKPNLIAKKSPEEAATTHPLVVEAVVRLVQEAGGNPFIVDSPGGPSNKGLLSAVYRATGMEAVAKRTGCRLNWDMGEIELNHPRGRVVKKLTLLKALAEADVIISLPKLKTHGMTKYTGAVKLMYGAIPGLKKAQYHFNMQKLEEFSQLLIDINTLLPASLNIMDGIIGMEGDGPTAGSPRELGFLLASQSPFALDHICAGLIGLDPAILVFLKLAAEQGLYPPASSIKICGDKLPESIVAFKIPGHKQIDFNLPGPLKKIVGRLQPKPVFNLQACRGCGECQKCCPAQAITMLNNKPLLTLSECIRCYCCQELCPHKAVHIQQHWLGKKLMR
- a CDS encoding chemotaxis protein CheA, which gives rise to MSDNFSSDPMLEMFIFETNQFTEQLEQIILDSEKSCGFDTASINEIFRIMHTIKGSAAMMLYNNISGLAHSMEDLFYVLREEKPRNVNYSGISDIVLEGVDFIKNEIAKLENGKPSTGDALALVEVIEAFVTKIKSCNDIAETPVNTAAEEQQKFYISPQALPITTANNTYEAVITFDEGCEMENIRAFSVVHSLKEKNVVLEFEPPDIIDNENSAGIIRQEGFRIVFRTNMTIEEARTLLINETLFLRELEINVVETPAEPVKKRKEIVLEDDLPEDLAVAGSVESEDAQPGSKQSFISVNILKLDRLLDLVGELVISEAMVLRNPEITVLQIESFQKAARQLEKITSELQDTVMSIRMVPLSTTFHKMNRIVRDMSKKLGKNVQLAIIGEETEVDKNIIEHISDPLMHLIRNAVDHGLETTEERLAAGKPETGTVTLEANNEGGDVWIIVRDDGRGLNRKTIIEKARESSLLKKNENELSEREVYSLILMPGFSTKERVTEFSGRGVGMDVVVRNIEKVGGQILIDSSPGTGSVISIKIPLTLAIINGMAVKVGKSSYVIPTTMIRESFRAREEDVIRDPDNNEMILIRGDCYPIIRLHKYYKKKEAVTNMQEGIIVMVENEFRGACLFADELLGEQQVVVKSLPRYIKKVKGIAGCTLLGDGSISLILDVANIINQGEER